The following are encoded together in the Anaerostipes caccae L1-92 genome:
- a CDS encoding HelD family protein, producing the protein MENKELQFPDEWEHLTFIQTRLDQALGEAKESVSRLDRQYTDARQYMSDARGEIDPHEMFQNELLLKQTDHTGAFAAEMYERLCKLKDSPYFARIDFCEKGSLKPETYYIGRFSFRHGYELLILDWRAPISGMFYDYEIGPAGFDAPSGRVEGSLTKKRQFGIKNGILTYALETSANIQDDVLQKELSHTSSEKMKTIISTIQKEQNRIIRDEETETLIIQGAAGSGKTSIALHRIAFLLYRLKDRLSSKNVTILSPNKVFGDYISNVIPELGEEPIYELSFSELAGIQLEHYVDFESEKDPLEFNDGSYIQRVRFKSSLDFVRLMDIYIEEMPHQIFVPDDVSFGHFKAEKEWITKRFDAYRKHPVKQRLQMTADDICDRFHSENTMQEDLPSASQILKKLTSMLSVKSTLALYKDFYRKAGVPEMLVLPAKSTLEWPDVYPFLYLSAAFEGLNVSRITKHLVIDEMQDYTPIQYAVINLLFPCSKTIIGDFGQSVHPYHLHSLEDIRTVYKAGKFTELKKSYRSTYEIMTFAKCILGTDSLEPVERRGEPPAFYACADEADHLDRLKTAVRHFIEGRSSSLGIITKTNAGASAVFNLLTKEFEVHLLTPESTSFQNGITVTSVRMSKGLEFDEVILPDADSRTYKAEHDKNLLYIACTRAMHRLTLLYTGEISRFAERALENDI; encoded by the coding sequence ATGGAAAATAAAGAATTACAGTTCCCGGATGAATGGGAGCACCTTACCTTCATCCAGACCAGGCTTGACCAGGCGCTTGGCGAGGCGAAGGAATCTGTCAGCCGGCTGGACCGGCAGTACACAGATGCCAGACAATATATGTCCGATGCCCGGGGAGAGATCGATCCTCATGAAATGTTTCAAAATGAGCTGCTTTTAAAACAGACTGACCACACAGGCGCATTTGCAGCCGAAATGTATGAAAGGCTCTGCAAATTAAAGGATTCTCCCTATTTTGCCCGGATTGATTTTTGTGAAAAAGGAAGCTTAAAGCCGGAAACATATTATATCGGACGTTTTTCTTTCCGCCATGGATATGAACTTTTGATCCTTGACTGGCGGGCGCCAATCTCCGGTATGTTCTATGATTACGAGATCGGTCCGGCCGGATTTGATGCGCCGTCGGGCAGGGTTGAGGGAAGCCTTACAAAGAAACGGCAGTTTGGCATCAAAAACGGGATCCTTACATATGCCCTTGAGACTTCTGCAAATATACAGGATGACGTCCTTCAGAAAGAACTGAGCCATACTTCCAGCGAAAAGATGAAGACGATCATTTCTACGATTCAAAAGGAGCAAAACCGGATCATACGGGATGAAGAAACCGAGACATTGATTATCCAGGGGGCTGCCGGTTCAGGAAAAACTTCCATAGCACTGCACCGCATCGCCTTTCTCCTCTACCGTCTGAAAGACCGTCTCAGTTCCAAAAACGTGACCATTCTTTCCCCAAATAAAGTGTTTGGAGATTATATTTCAAACGTCATCCCTGAACTCGGTGAGGAACCCATCTATGAATTGAGTTTCTCCGAACTTGCCGGAATCCAGCTGGAACATTACGTTGATTTTGAATCAGAAAAAGATCCTCTGGAATTTAACGATGGGTCCTATATACAGAGAGTCCGTTTTAAGTCATCGCTGGATTTTGTACGTCTCATGGATATTTATATAGAAGAAATGCCCCATCAGATCTTTGTTCCTGACGATGTGTCCTTTGGCCATTTTAAGGCGGAAAAAGAATGGATCACGAAACGGTTTGACGCATACAGAAAACACCCTGTTAAGCAGCGTCTGCAAATGACGGCAGACGATATCTGTGACCGGTTTCATTCCGAAAATACCATGCAGGAAGATCTGCCAAGTGCCAGTCAAATATTGAAAAAGCTGACTTCTATGCTTTCTGTGAAAAGTACTCTTGCACTATACAAAGATTTTTACAGAAAAGCGGGAGTACCGGAAATGCTGGTGCTGCCAGCAAAAAGCACTCTGGAATGGCCTGATGTATATCCTTTTCTGTACCTGAGCGCTGCCTTTGAAGGATTAAACGTAAGCAGGATCACAAAACACCTGGTGATCGATGAAATGCAGGATTACACTCCGATACAGTATGCTGTCATCAATCTTTTATTTCCATGTTCAAAAACTATTATTGGTGATTTCGGGCAGTCCGTACATCCATATCACCTTCACAGCCTGGAAGATATCAGGACTGTTTATAAAGCTGGAAAGTTTACGGAACTGAAGAAAAGCTACCGCTCTACGTATGAAATCATGACGTTTGCCAAATGTATTCTTGGTACTGACTCCTTAGAGCCGGTGGAGCGCCGCGGTGAACCGCCTGCCTTCTATGCCTGTGCCGATGAAGCGGACCATCTTGACAGACTTAAAACTGCTGTCAGACATTTTATAGAGGGACGCAGTTCTTCTCTTGGGATCATCACAAAAACAAATGCCGGGGCCTCTGCAGTTTTTAATCTGCTTACGAAAGAATTTGAAGTCCATCTCCTCACTCCCGAGAGTACCAGTTTTCAGAACGGCATCACGGTCACTTCCGTCAGGATGTCCAAAGGCCTGGAATTTGATGAAGTCATCCTCCCCGATGCAGACAGCAGAACTTACAAAGCCGAACATGATAAAAATCTGCTTTATATTGCCTGCACAAGAGCCATGCACCGGCTGACCCTCCTATATACCGGAGAAATCTCCCGCTTCGCGGAGCGTGCCCTGGAGAACGATATATGA
- a CDS encoding GNAT family N-acetyltransferase, translating into MHHTKIEQIISVIDYIESHLSEKLDLEIISGAMHYSKYHLHRMFTAAVGLTLHDYIQRRRLTEAAKLLVFSEQPILDIALKSGYESQQAFSNIFTAMYKTSPGKYRDNEKFYPLQLKFDFGGNYPMLNSKEASNWNVTFAAENDIPCWMELVRLVIDGFPHLHADEYETVLRQKIRAKQALILKDGNSAVGAMLFSYQTGAIDFMGVHPLYRKKGIPKAFLEKVMTELLNGKEISITTFREGDKADTGHRREIQDLGFAEAELLIEFGYPTQRFVLNREEQNHGK; encoded by the coding sequence ATGCATCACACAAAAATAGAACAGATCATATCGGTCATCGACTATATTGAATCTCATCTGTCCGAAAAACTGGACCTGGAAATCATCTCCGGAGCAATGCACTATTCAAAATATCACCTGCACCGGATGTTCACTGCTGCTGTGGGCCTGACCCTGCACGATTATATTCAGCGCCGGCGCCTGACTGAGGCCGCTAAACTGCTTGTCTTTTCAGAACAGCCGATTCTTGATATCGCTCTGAAGTCAGGATATGAAAGCCAGCAGGCCTTTTCAAATATTTTTACGGCAATGTATAAGACATCTCCGGGAAAATACAGAGATAATGAAAAATTCTATCCCCTTCAGCTTAAATTTGATTTTGGAGGTAACTATCCTATGTTAAACAGCAAAGAAGCTTCGAACTGGAATGTGACATTCGCGGCAGAAAATGACATCCCCTGCTGGATGGAACTGGTACGCCTTGTCATTGACGGGTTTCCACACCTGCATGCGGATGAATATGAAACAGTTCTGCGCCAAAAGATCAGAGCAAAGCAGGCATTGATCTTAAAAGACGGAAACAGCGCAGTGGGTGCCATGCTCTTTTCGTATCAAACCGGTGCGATTGATTTCATGGGTGTACATCCTCTGTATAGAAAAAAAGGCATACCAAAAGCCTTTCTTGAGAAAGTCATGACAGAATTGCTGAACGGAAAAGAAATCAGCATTACCACGTTCAGAGAGGGGGATAAGGCAGACACAGGGCACCGCAGAGAAATCCAGGACCTGGGATTTGCAGAGGCGGAACTGCTCATTGAATTCGGCTATCCCACGCAAAGGTTTGTTTTGAACAGGGAGGAGCAGAATCATGGAAAATAA
- a CDS encoding nitroreductase family protein, whose protein sequence is MIDAILNRRSIRKFKKTDVSPTIIEEIIQAGILAPSSKTRQPWRFTVVSGAAKAGMLSVMEQGILREEVNPLLPDSSAHLNGARCTLEIMRQAPVTIFITNALGLDLSRSLTEEDRISEICNAQSIGAAIQNMTLTACELGLGSLWICDIFFALEELTTWLHAEGQLFAALAVGYADESPDPRPRNDISCITRWKTE, encoded by the coding sequence ATGATAGACGCCATCTTAAACCGGCGCAGTATCCGGAAATTCAAAAAAACTGATGTTTCTCCTACTATTATAGAGGAGATCATTCAGGCCGGTATTCTGGCCCCGTCTTCAAAAACCAGGCAGCCATGGCGGTTTACCGTCGTCTCAGGCGCTGCAAAAGCCGGGATGCTCTCGGTTATGGAACAGGGTATTCTAAGAGAAGAAGTGAATCCACTTCTGCCGGACAGCAGCGCCCATCTGAACGGTGCGCGCTGTACCCTTGAAATTATGAGACAGGCTCCGGTTACGATCTTCATCACCAATGCTTTAGGCCTTGACCTGTCGCGCTCTCTGACAGAAGAAGACCGTATTTCTGAAATCTGCAATGCCCAGTCGATTGGAGCCGCAATCCAGAATATGACTCTTACCGCCTGTGAACTTGGGTTGGGAAGCCTGTGGATCTGTGATATTTTCTTTGCCCTTGAAGAGCTGACAACATGGCTTCACGCGGAAGGCCAGCTTTTTGCCGCACTGGCAGTCGGATATGCGGATGAATCCCCTGATCCCCGGCCGAGAAATGACATCAGCTGTATTACCAGATGGAAAACCGAATAG
- a CDS encoding alanine/glycine:cation symporter family protein has product MKAINDFVWGPVMLVLLMGTGIFLTIRLKFLPWRNLPYALKMVFVRDKSGGEDGDISGFQSLMTALAATIGTGNIVGVSTAMVMGGPGAFLWMWISALFGLSTKYAESVLAVKYREVNENGEMCGGPMYAMKNGFKIKWIGLVLAFFFSLFTVFASFGIGNMTQANSIAESMAGLWGTPHWLTGAVIALLALSILIGGIKSIGRVCGFFVPKMAVFYFVMGIAVIYMNRANLGQGIAMIFKMGLSPRAVAGGVGGTIVSGLFSSMRWGIARGIFSNEAGLGSAPIVAAAAKTDHPSRQGYINMTGTFFDTLVVCSVTGLIVASSGVLGSVDSHGKLITGAALTMKAFEKALGPAGEICVGLGIVMFAFSTIIGWEYYGEKALEYLVKKTSYIKLYRVVYSFVIFVGATVPLQLVWNFSDTMNGLMAVPNLICLLVLHKVVVKECFRFEQIKKGR; this is encoded by the coding sequence ATGAAAGCGATCAATGATTTTGTATGGGGACCTGTCATGCTTGTGCTCTTGATGGGGACAGGTATTTTTCTGACCATACGCCTTAAATTTCTTCCGTGGAGGAATCTGCCCTATGCCTTAAAGATGGTGTTTGTCAGGGATAAAAGCGGGGGAGAAGACGGGGATATCTCCGGATTCCAGTCATTGATGACAGCTCTGGCAGCTACCATAGGAACCGGAAATATCGTCGGCGTCAGCACCGCCATGGTCATGGGCGGTCCAGGGGCATTTCTGTGGATGTGGATCAGTGCCCTCTTCGGGCTTTCCACCAAATATGCGGAGAGTGTTCTGGCGGTGAAGTACCGGGAAGTCAATGAAAACGGAGAGATGTGCGGCGGACCTATGTATGCCATGAAGAATGGTTTTAAAATCAAATGGATCGGTCTCGTGCTGGCATTTTTCTTTTCCTTATTTACTGTATTTGCATCTTTCGGCATCGGGAATATGACCCAGGCCAATTCCATTGCCGAGTCAATGGCAGGCCTTTGGGGGACTCCCCACTGGCTGACCGGAGCTGTGATCGCTCTGCTGGCATTGTCCATCCTGATCGGAGGGATCAAAAGCATCGGCAGGGTGTGCGGATTTTTTGTACCGAAGATGGCGGTGTTTTATTTTGTGATGGGCATTGCTGTCATCTATATGAACAGGGCCAATCTCGGGCAGGGGATCGCAATGATCTTCAAAATGGGCCTTTCTCCGAGGGCTGTGGCAGGGGGAGTCGGAGGTACGATTGTCTCAGGATTATTTTCTTCCATGAGGTGGGGAATCGCCAGAGGAATCTTTTCCAACGAGGCAGGTCTGGGCTCTGCGCCGATCGTTGCGGCAGCGGCTAAGACGGATCATCCCTCCAGGCAGGGATATATCAACATGACGGGGACGTTCTTTGACACGCTGGTCGTATGCAGTGTTACAGGCCTCATCGTGGCTTCCTCGGGGGTGCTCGGAAGCGTGGATTCCCACGGCAAGCTGATCACCGGAGCGGCGCTGACGATGAAAGCATTTGAAAAGGCACTTGGACCGGCAGGAGAGATATGCGTCGGTCTGGGGATCGTCATGTTTGCCTTTTCCACGATCATAGGATGGGAGTATTACGGAGAGAAAGCGCTGGAATACCTGGTGAAAAAGACTTCTTATATTAAATTATACCGTGTTGTATACTCGTTTGTAATCTTTGTGGGGGCCACCGTGCCGCTCCAGCTTGTATGGAATTTTTCGGACACAATGAACGGGCTGATGGCAGTACCAAACCTGATATGCCTGCTTGTTTTACATAAAGTAGTAGTAAAAGAATGTTTTCGTTTTGAACAGATTAAGAAAGGACGATGA
- a CDS encoding DJ-1 family glyoxalase III, with protein MNKVFVFLADGFEEIEGLTVVDMLRRAGIEVIMVSVGPSKMITGSHHIEVEADCMFHEVLEPEGAMYVLPGGMPGTIALREHEGLAKLLKKAYDNGKYLAAICAAPTVLGKYGFLDGKKATCYPGQEDGLGEAEYVTESVVVDGRVITSRGMGTAIPFVGKLAELLLGTEAKEKLLESIIYEEK; from the coding sequence ATGAATAAGGTATTTGTATTTTTAGCGGATGGATTTGAAGAGATCGAGGGGCTGACCGTTGTAGACATGCTGCGCCGGGCGGGAATTGAAGTGATTATGGTTTCTGTGGGACCTTCTAAGATGATCACAGGCTCCCATCATATCGAAGTGGAGGCAGACTGCATGTTCCACGAAGTGCTGGAGCCGGAAGGAGCCATGTACGTGCTTCCGGGAGGAATGCCGGGCACCATCGCGCTGAGAGAGCATGAAGGACTTGCGAAGCTTTTGAAAAAGGCGTATGATAATGGAAAATATCTGGCAGCGATCTGCGCCGCACCGACAGTGCTTGGAAAGTATGGATTTTTAGACGGAAAGAAAGCGACCTGTTATCCCGGTCAGGAGGATGGGCTTGGAGAAGCAGAATATGTGACGGAATCCGTTGTCGTTGACGGCAGGGTGATTACCAGCCGGGGTATGGGAACTGCCATTCCGTTTGTGGGGAAACTGGCGGAACTTCTGCTTGGAACAGAGGCCAAAGAGAAATTGTTGGAAAGCATCATATACGAGGAAAAATAA
- a CDS encoding DUF1189 family protein: MQSTEKISILEQFYIACTKPRQYKKLLNVKKWKVAIFTLLMGLVITLLGPVMDLAGFAVSVGGPRNFVMNRLPAFELKDGQLKLERAVDFNLGALHISADSNKKSVGADDFDDKYSDEVHFSKNNMVVKTSVMGQTITKNFSTMKNVTFTNQDMANMLPLVYFLIFVSLLFVYAGIVLQYLFYCLLISWLVSLNMKTRNQPMAFGKIFQMSIYARVPCELIGTIGLTAGISFFTGIIWIMIGYLVSYQLMMMGLVERKAKE; the protein is encoded by the coding sequence ATGCAAAGTACAGAAAAAATAAGCATTTTGGAGCAGTTCTACATTGCCTGCACCAAACCGAGGCAGTATAAGAAACTGCTGAACGTGAAAAAATGGAAAGTAGCTATATTTACATTACTGATGGGTCTGGTGATCACTCTGCTTGGACCGGTGATGGATCTGGCAGGATTTGCTGTGAGTGTGGGAGGCCCGAGAAACTTTGTCATGAACCGGCTGCCAGCCTTTGAACTGAAAGACGGACAATTAAAGCTGGAACGCGCGGTTGATTTCAACCTGGGTGCACTTCATATCTCGGCAGATTCAAATAAAAAGTCCGTTGGGGCAGATGACTTCGATGATAAATATTCCGATGAAGTTCATTTTTCAAAGAATAATATGGTGGTCAAGACTTCTGTCATGGGACAGACCATAACAAAGAATTTCAGCACCATGAAAAATGTCACATTTACGAATCAGGATATGGCGAATATGCTTCCATTGGTCTACTTCCTGATCTTTGTCTCCCTGCTTTTTGTCTATGCAGGAATCGTCCTTCAGTATTTGTTTTACTGTCTGCTGATCTCCTGGCTGGTGTCTCTGAATATGAAAACCAGAAACCAGCCCATGGCATTCGGGAAGATTTTTCAAATGTCTATCTATGCCAGGGTACCATGTGAACTGATCGGAACCATCGGCCTTACGGCGGGGATTTCTTTCTTCACAGGAATTATATGGATCATGATCGGATATCTGGTGAGCTATCAGCTGATGATGATGGGGCTTGTGGAGAGGAAAGCAAAAGAGTAG
- a CDS encoding InlB B-repeat-containing protein → MDDALNEKGYWITGTTTKYHLVAEPGVTTAITLDNVDITVDITKLDCINVSHADVVITLVRKNRLYSQAGGTADKYKNGNAITKDGMDGSLTIQCENEDKKGHRCDESCGSLSAKGDPSKSHAGAIGGTYRVAINPDTKPIETGFVNFTIKGGNIEASAGAHCPGIGAACRAQERGGYTKDILISGGNVTAVGTQYGSGIGSGMGTKVDGIRITGGTVKATGGQYAPGIGASGTLDAFTSFQTQETENVVISGRDTVVTAIGDSGSSMPGIGSGGGNSKVKNVKASPDTGYQGYIKDGTSLTDYTFMDGTPFSGPTDIKVGRFYTKVYFGPFRDANDIDKTSKEQIGANHLISKSGGEPFTGEQLKQLTKVTGKQENGEYFPADELSIADETQLEAINEAKKKGQIGDFPLTFTTANGTKATVTVSFRMDGTDAAQIDPEKPTSMIGANDFEEETGGEAFEEEEIKKLGELKGKDPEGNNISYVDYLLNAEQYKKINDAKTAGKAGVFPLTYETADGEKAVISVTLVKYDQTTENPENGETLKGKDVISKTGGAAFSEEQLLAMTKASGLDQDGNPLPEGQISLADSSQVEKINQAKKAGAKGEFPLTIKTEGGTEVAVTVYLTDEGSDGTAYDPENPAAAIGADDAEHETGGEAFTEEEIIELCKARGKNKNGDTLDLKADKNQLTALNEAKKAGKTGMFGMTFSMEDGTKVQVKVTLTGKHQVVFDPNGGDYTPEVQTVEGGNRLVRPKEPKKDGYEFAGWFYTDENGTEKEWDFKTPVHDGMTLRAKWEKTPEKQTQTGDGKKEQGEDSKKDSGGKTKKKNPPDWEYSKRNGSASKTNAAKTSDRRPVQGMLLLTAASMAGFVILTMKKAK, encoded by the coding sequence GTGGACGATGCCCTGAACGAAAAGGGATACTGGATCACCGGGACCACGACAAAGTATCATCTGGTGGCAGAGCCTGGAGTGACCACGGCAATCACTCTGGACAACGTGGACATTACCGTGGATATCACAAAGCTCGACTGTATCAATGTCTCCCATGCCGATGTGGTCATCACACTGGTACGAAAAAACCGTCTGTACAGTCAGGCCGGAGGTACGGCTGACAAGTATAAGAACGGAAATGCGATCACAAAAGACGGGATGGATGGCTCCCTGACGATTCAGTGCGAGAACGAAGACAAAAAAGGACACCGCTGTGATGAAAGCTGCGGTTCCTTATCCGCAAAAGGAGATCCGAGCAAAAGCCATGCCGGAGCTATCGGGGGTACTTACCGGGTGGCCATCAATCCGGATACAAAGCCCATCGAGACCGGGTTTGTCAACTTTACGATCAAAGGAGGCAACATCGAGGCGTCTGCCGGAGCACACTGTCCAGGGATCGGAGCGGCCTGCCGGGCACAGGAAAGAGGCGGCTATACAAAAGATATCCTGATCTCGGGCGGGAACGTAACCGCTGTGGGGACCCAGTATGGCTCCGGTATCGGTTCCGGGATGGGCACAAAGGTAGACGGCATCAGGATCACGGGAGGAACGGTAAAGGCAACGGGAGGACAGTATGCCCCGGGCATCGGTGCGTCTGGTACTTTAGATGCTTTTACCTCTTTTCAAACTCAAGAGACAGAAAATGTAGTCATCAGCGGAAGAGACACGGTGGTCACGGCGATCGGGGATTCAGGATCCAGTATGCCGGGGATCGGGTCCGGCGGAGGAAACAGCAAGGTGAAAAACGTCAAGGCATCTCCGGATACCGGCTATCAGGGGTATATCAAGGACGGTACTTCATTGACAGACTATACGTTCATGGACGGCACGCCTTTTTCAGGACCGACGGATATCAAGGTCGGAAGGTTTTATACAAAGGTCTATTTCGGACCGTTCCGGGATGCCAATGACATTGACAAGACCAGCAAAGAACAGATCGGAGCCAACCACCTGATCAGCAAGAGCGGCGGAGAACCGTTTACCGGGGAACAGCTAAAACAGCTGACCAAGGTAACGGGAAAGCAGGAAAACGGTGAATATTTCCCGGCCGATGAGCTGAGCATCGCCGATGAAACACAGCTGGAAGCGATCAACGAGGCAAAGAAGAAAGGGCAGATCGGGGATTTCCCTCTTACTTTCACAACGGCAAATGGAACTAAGGCTACGGTCACCGTATCCTTTCGAATGGACGGGACCGATGCGGCCCAGATCGATCCGGAGAAACCGACGTCAATGATCGGTGCGAACGACTTTGAAGAGGAAACAGGGGGAGAGGCGTTTGAAGAAGAGGAGATCAAGAAGCTTGGGGAGCTGAAGGGGAAGGACCCGGAGGGGAACAATATCTCCTACGTAGACTATCTTTTAAATGCAGAACAATATAAAAAGATCAACGATGCAAAGACGGCAGGGAAGGCCGGGGTCTTTCCGCTGACCTACGAGACCGCAGACGGGGAGAAAGCCGTGATCAGCGTGACCCTGGTCAAATATGACCAGACCACGGAGAACCCAGAAAACGGGGAAACGCTGAAAGGAAAAGATGTGATCAGTAAAACCGGGGGAGCTGCATTCTCAGAAGAGCAGCTGCTGGCCATGACCAAGGCATCAGGGCTTGACCAGGACGGAAACCCCCTTCCGGAGGGGCAGATCAGCCTGGCTGACAGCAGTCAGGTGGAGAAGATCAATCAGGCAAAGAAAGCAGGGGCCAAAGGAGAGTTTCCGCTGACCATAAAGACAGAGGGCGGAACCGAAGTGGCAGTTACTGTGTATCTTACAGATGAGGGAAGTGACGGGACAGCGTATGATCCGGAGAACCCGGCTGCAGCCATCGGGGCTGACGATGCGGAGCATGAGACCGGAGGAGAGGCGTTTACAGAAGAAGAGATCATAGAACTCTGTAAGGCCCGGGGAAAGAACAAAAATGGAGACACTCTGGACCTTAAAGCGGACAAAAACCAGCTGACTGCGCTGAATGAGGCGAAAAAGGCAGGAAAGACGGGAATGTTTGGGATGACCTTCTCGATGGAGGACGGCACAAAGGTGCAGGTGAAAGTAACGCTGACCGGAAAACATCAGGTAGTCTTTGATCCCAACGGAGGAGACTACACACCGGAGGTACAGACGGTGGAAGGCGGGAACCGCCTGGTCCGTCCCAAAGAGCCGAAGAAAGACGGATATGAGTTTGCGGGATGGTTTTACACGGATGAGAACGGGACAGAAAAAGAATGGGACTTCAAAACACCAGTCCATGATGGCATGACACTGAGAGCAAAATGGGAGAAGACACCGGAGAAGCAGACACAGACAGGAGACGGAAAGAAAGAGCAGGGGGAAGACAGTAAAAAAGACAGTGGAGGGAAAACAAAAAAGAAGAACCCTCCGGACTGGGAATACAGTAAGAGGAACGGAAGTGCATCAAAGACAAACGCGGCAAAGACTTCAGACAGAAGGCCGGTGCAGGGAATGCTGCTGCTGACGGCCGCATCCATGGCCGGATTTGTGATCCTAACCATGAAAAAAGCAAAATGA
- a CDS encoding ammonium transporter — protein MDVQQLLNIVWTCIAAFLVFFMQAGFAMVETGFTRAKNSSNIIMKNLMDFVLGTLCFFVIGFALMFGGSNPIVGTTGFFDPTSIDLQQFKDLTPGVFMIFQTVFCATAATIVSGAMAERTKFSSYLIYSALISLIIYPITGHWIWGGGWLAELGFHDFAGSTAVHSVGGWLALVGAATVGPRIGKYKADGTPRAIPAHNIALGALGVFILWFCWFGFNCGSTTAATDTLGSIAMTTNLAAAASTLVALVITWMRYGKPDVSMTLNGSLAGLVGITAGCDVVSNYGAIAIGAICGVVVVAVIELLDKKIKIDDPVGACGVHLACGVAGTLLTAFFATGDSLKLMDITRGAFIKAQFIGVAAVAAYCIVGGLIIFQGLKHTIGLRASEEEEIAGMDISEHGISGYADFPLKSDH, from the coding sequence ATGGACGTACAGCAGTTATTAAATATTGTATGGACTTGCATCGCAGCTTTCCTTGTCTTCTTCATGCAGGCAGGCTTCGCAATGGTCGAGACAGGTTTTACAAGAGCGAAAAACTCAAGCAACATCATTATGAAAAACTTGATGGACTTTGTCCTCGGTACTCTTTGTTTCTTTGTCATCGGATTTGCTCTGATGTTCGGAGGCAGCAATCCCATCGTCGGCACCACAGGCTTTTTTGATCCGACATCCATTGACCTGCAGCAATTTAAAGATCTTACACCCGGTGTCTTTATGATCTTCCAGACTGTATTCTGTGCCACAGCCGCCACCATCGTTTCCGGCGCCATGGCAGAGCGCACAAAATTTTCTTCCTATCTGATTTACAGTGCGCTGATCAGTCTGATCATTTACCCGATCACCGGACACTGGATTTGGGGCGGCGGATGGCTGGCTGAGTTAGGGTTTCATGATTTTGCAGGTTCCACTGCAGTCCATTCTGTCGGCGGATGGCTGGCACTGGTCGGTGCTGCGACAGTCGGTCCCCGTATCGGAAAATACAAAGCCGACGGAACTCCAAGAGCGATCCCGGCTCATAATATTGCGCTCGGCGCATTAGGAGTCTTTATTTTATGGTTCTGCTGGTTCGGATTTAACTGCGGTTCCACGACTGCTGCCACCGATACTCTCGGTTCCATCGCCATGACCACGAACCTGGCCGCCGCCGCATCCACGTTAGTGGCGCTGGTTATCACCTGGATGCGTTATGGTAAACCCGATGTTTCCATGACTCTGAACGGTTCCCTTGCCGGCCTCGTAGGTATCACAGCCGGATGTGATGTCGTATCCAACTACGGCGCAATCGCCATCGGTGCCATCTGCGGAGTCGTTGTAGTCGCAGTCATTGAACTGCTTGACAAAAAAATAAAAATTGATGACCCGGTCGGAGCCTGTGGTGTGCATCTGGCCTGCGGTGTGGCAGGAACCCTCCTGACAGCCTTCTTCGCAACCGGAGATTCCTTAAAGCTTATGGATATCACAAGAGGTGCATTCATCAAAGCACAGTTCATCGGTGTCGCTGCCGTTGCAGCTTACTGTATTGTCGGCGGGCTCATCATCTTCCAGGGACTGAAGCATACCATCGGACTTCGGGCTTCCGAGGAAGAAGAAATTGCAGGTATGGATATATCAGAGCATGGTATTTCCGGTTATGCAGATTTCCCACTGAAAAGCGATCATTAA
- a CDS encoding P-II family nitrogen regulator codes for MKKVVVVIKPEKLTDVKHILEAHKVSGLMISNIMGYGNQKGFTQKYRGNELNSNLLPKIKVESVMPEEVVEKVTKDIVNTVRTGEFGDGKIFISPVEEAIRIRTGETGKDAL; via the coding sequence ATGAAGAAAGTTGTAGTTGTCATCAAACCCGAGAAGCTCACAGATGTAAAGCATATCCTGGAAGCTCACAAGGTATCCGGACTCATGATCTCCAATATCATGGGCTATGGAAATCAGAAAGGATTTACACAGAAATACAGAGGGAATGAATTGAATTCCAATCTGCTGCCTAAGATCAAAGTAGAATCTGTAATGCCGGAGGAAGTTGTTGAAAAGGTGACAAAAGATATCGTGAACACCGTCCGCACCGGCGAATTCGGAGACGGCAAGATCTTTATCTCACCCGTGGAAGAAGCGATCAGAATCCGTACCGGTGAAACCGGAAAAGACGCTTTATAA